One genomic window of Salvia miltiorrhiza cultivar Shanhuang (shh) chromosome 4, IMPLAD_Smil_shh, whole genome shotgun sequence includes the following:
- the LOC131023905 gene encoding putative germin-like protein 2-1 — MKMGFGLCAINVVVMLWWASIAYAADPGQLQDFCVALPDSKSDVFVNGKFCKDPNLVVAKDFLFQGLNIPGNTSNQLGSAVTAVNVNQLPGLNTLGVSLARIDYAPYGLNPPHTHPRASEALLLLEGTLYVGFVTSNPADPNQRNKLFTKYLKPGDVFIFPQGLIHFQFNVGKTNAVAFAGFGNQNPGVITIANAVFGSDPKINPDVLAKAFQVEKNIIDILQAQFWPNL, encoded by the exons ATGAAGATGGGTTTTGGTTTGTGCGCCATTAATGTTGTTGTTATGTTGTGGTGGGCTTCGATTGCATACGCAGCAGATCCCGGCCAACTTCAAGATTTCTGCGTTGCTCTTCCTGATAGCAAGTCTGATG TTTTTGTGAACGGGAAGTTTTGCAAGGACCCGAACTTGGTGGTTGCAAAGGATTTCCTTTTTCAGGGTCTAAACATTCCCGGAAACACATCGAATCAACTTGGATCGGCCGTGACTGCAGTGAACGTTAACCAGCTTCCAGGGCTCAACACTCTGGGCGTTTCATTGGCTCGCATCGACTACGCCCCCTACGGGTTAAACCCACCCCACACCCACCCGCGTGCCTCCGAAGCCTTACTTTTGTTGGAAGGTACTCTCTATGTCGGCTTCGTCACTTCCAATCCCGCCGATCCTAATCAGAGGAACAAGCTCTTCACCAAGTACTTGAAACCTGGGGACGTCTTCATCTTCCCACAAGGTCTCATCCACTTCCAGTTCAATGTGGGCAAGACCAACGCCGTCGCATTTGCTGGCTTCGGCAACCAGAATCCGGGCGTCATAACCATTGCCAACGCTGTGTTTGGGTCGGACCCCAAGATCAACCCTGATGTGTTGGCTAAGGCTTTCCAAGTTGAGAAAAACATCATCGACATCCTTCAAGCTCAGTTCTGGCCCAACCTTTAA
- the LOC131023904 gene encoding uncharacterized protein LOC131023904 isoform X2: protein MTAAPFALMISTFHPELAVATGFALECKPLYWLKEYVMVVSLSHHWLSYALGCDLTASCILELWRYRAKSKQCKCPICGCLIHNLVLQSSIVIEPGEEVGKILRDIQLYNTMNLGGLSGLLMKAAALPVVIRRGVWENLNITMLEYICNSMHRIGLLLGVMYEVFELQFFPSGGLGIAVWFDMCIYGLVVFLLWDVIWQRWMIIITRLL, encoded by the exons ATGACTGCTGCCCCATTTGCTTTGATGATTTCCACTTTCCATCCAGAACTAGCTGTGGCCACTGGTTTTGCT CTTGAATGCAAACCATTGTATTGGTTGAAAGAATATGTAATGGTGGTCTCTCTCTCCCACCATTGGCTCTCTTATGCACTTGGATGTGATTTAACAGCAAGCTGCATTCTGGAGCTATGGAGATACCGGGCAAAATCCAAACAATGCAAATGCCCTATATGTGGATGTTTAATACATAATCTGGTTCTGCAGTCGTCTATAGTGATTGAGCCGGGAGAAGAAGTTGGTAAAATCCTCAGAGACATCCAACTATACAATACTATGAACCTTGGGGGGTTGTCTGGCCTCTTAATG AAAGCGGCAGCGCTGCCAGTGGTAATCAGGAGAGGGGTGTGGGAAAATTTGAATATAACAATGTTGGAGTACATATGTAACTCAATGCATAGAATTGGT CTGCTGTTGGGTGTTATGTATGAAGTTTTTGAGTTGCAATTCTTCCCCAGTG GAGGGCTAGGGATCGCGGTATGGTTTGATATGTGCATCTATGGTTTGGTTGTATTCCTGCTATGGGATGTCATATGGCAGAGATGGATGATCATCATCACACGATTGCTTTAA
- the LOC131023904 gene encoding uncharacterized protein LOC131023904 isoform X1 codes for MFMEELVIRENEERERKMEMVGSENGERVGGGYCRDSPPEDDCCPICFDDFHFPSRTSCGHWFCSSCILELWRYRAKSKQCKCPICGCLIHNLVLQSSIVIEPGEEVGKILRDIQLYNTMNLGGLSGLLMKAAALPVVIRRGVWENLNITMLEYICNSMHRIGLLLGVMYEVFELQFFPSGGLGIAVWFDMCIYGLVVFLLWDVIWQRWMIIITRLL; via the exons ATGTTCATGGAGGAGTTGGTTATTAGGGAAAACGAGGAGAGGGAGAGGAAAATGGAGATGGTTGGGTCTGAAAATGGGGAAAGAGTAGGGGGAGGATATTGTAGGGATAGCCCACCTGAAGATGACTGCTGCCCCATTTGCTTTGATGATTTCCACTTTCCATCCAGAACTAGCTGTGGCCACTGGTTTTGCT CAAGCTGCATTCTGGAGCTATGGAGATACCGGGCAAAATCCAAACAATGCAAATGCCCTATATGTGGATGTTTAATACATAATCTGGTTCTGCAGTCGTCTATAGTGATTGAGCCGGGAGAAGAAGTTGGTAAAATCCTCAGAGACATCCAACTATACAATACTATGAACCTTGGGGGGTTGTCTGGCCTCTTAATG AAAGCGGCAGCGCTGCCAGTGGTAATCAGGAGAGGGGTGTGGGAAAATTTGAATATAACAATGTTGGAGTACATATGTAACTCAATGCATAGAATTGGT CTGCTGTTGGGTGTTATGTATGAAGTTTTTGAGTTGCAATTCTTCCCCAGTG GAGGGCTAGGGATCGCGGTATGGTTTGATATGTGCATCTATGGTTTGGTTGTATTCCTGCTATGGGATGTCATATGGCAGAGATGGATGATCATCATCACACGATTGCTTTAA
- the LOC131023903 gene encoding uncharacterized protein LOC131023903, whose amino-acid sequence MRDDDVLPVSTPTSSSSIYFVSSSRKDASSDSSSIFGRGRYKFWAFSVILMLAFWSMLTGTVSLRWSAGDLDDSFTQDYHSPSADDLDALDMEEREKMVRHMWDVYTNSQRMKLAGFWQEAFVAAYEDLTSEVPEVREDAILEIARMSARYLDLIPPPQYSSLSLGLRNLNMKDKKQT is encoded by the exons ATGAGAGACGATGACGTTCTACCCGTATCCACGCCcacttcttcttcctcaatATATTTCGTATCGTCGTCGAGGAAGGACGCTTCCTCGGATTCCTCCTCCATCTTCGGCCGCGGCCGCTACAAGTTTTGGGCTTTCTCTGTCATTCTCATGCTCGCATTCTGGTCCATGCTCACCGGCACCGTCTCTCTCCGCTGGTCCGCCGGAGATCTCGATGACAGCTTCACACAAGACTACCACTCCCCCTCTGCCGATGATCTAGACGCTCTC GATATGGAGGAGAGGGAGAAAATGGTGAGGCACATGTGGGATGTGTACACCAACAGCCAGAGGATGAAGCTGGCAGGATTTTGGCAGGAAGCCTTTGTGGCTGCCTATGAGGATTTGACGAGTGAGGTACCTGAAGTGAGGGAGGATGCTATTTTGGAGATCGCTAGGATGTCGGCTCGCTACTTGGATCTCATCCCGCCTCCACAATATTCTTCGTTGTCATTG GGGTTACGGAATTTGAATATGAAGGATAAAAAGCAAACGTAG